One Streptomyces sp. NBC_01217 genomic region harbors:
- the aceE gene encoding pyruvate dehydrogenase (acetyl-transferring), homodimeric type yields MASGSDRNPIIIGGLPSQVPDFDPEETQEWLDSLDAAVDERGRERARYLMLRLIERAREKRVAVPEMRSTDYVNTIATKDEPFFPGDEEIERKVLNATRWNAAVMVSRAQRPGIGVGGHIATFASSASLYDVGFNHFFRGKDDGLGGDQIFFQGHASPGIYARAFLLDRLSEAQLDAFRQEKSKAPDGLSSYPHPRLMPDFWEFPTVSMGLGPLGAIYQARMNRYMEARGIADTSQSHVWAYLGDGEMDEPESLGQLSIAAREGLDNLTFVVNCNLQRLDGPVRGNGKIIQELESQFRGAGWNVIKLVWDRSWDPLLAQDRTGILVNKLNTTPDGQFQTYATESGSYIREHFFGDDPRLRDMVKDMTDDQILHLGRGGHDHKKVYAAYAAAKAHKGQPTVILAQTVKGWTLGPNFEGRNATHQMKKLTVEDLKRFRDRLHIPITDKQLDEGYPPYYHPGRDSEEIQYMHDRRKGLGGYVPTRVVRAKPLPLPEDKTYATAKKGSGQQSIATTMAFVRILKDLMRDKEIGKRFVLIAPDEYRTFGMDAFFPSAKIYNPLGQQYEAVDRDLLLAYKESPTGQMLHDGISEAGCTASLIAAGSAYATHGEPLIPVYVFYSMFGFQRTGDQFWQMADQLARGFVLGATAGRTTLTGEGLQHADGHSQLLASTNPGCVAYDPAFSYEIAHIVKDGLRRMYGGTPDENEDVFYYLTVYNEPIQHPAEPENVDVEGILKGVYRYKGAERGEIPAQIMASGVAVPWAVEAQRILADEWNVRADVWSATSWNELRREAVDVERYNLLHPEEEQRVPYVTRKLSGSEGPFIAVSDWMRSVPDQIARWVPGAYQSLGADGFGFADTRGAARRFFHIDAQSIVLAVLTELAKQGRIDRSLLKTAIDRYELLDVTAAHPGAAGGDA; encoded by the coding sequence GTGGCTTCCGGATCCGATCGCAACCCGATCATCATTGGCGGCCTGCCGAGCCAGGTCCCGGACTTCGATCCCGAAGAGACCCAGGAGTGGCTCGACTCGCTCGACGCCGCGGTCGACGAGCGAGGCCGCGAGCGGGCCCGTTACCTGATGCTCCGGCTCATCGAGCGTGCGCGCGAGAAGCGCGTCGCCGTGCCGGAGATGCGCAGCACGGACTACGTGAACACGATCGCCACGAAGGACGAGCCGTTCTTCCCCGGCGACGAGGAGATCGAGCGCAAGGTCCTCAACGCGACCCGCTGGAACGCGGCCGTGATGGTGTCGCGCGCCCAGCGTCCGGGGATCGGCGTCGGCGGCCACATCGCCACCTTCGCGTCCTCGGCCTCGCTGTACGACGTGGGCTTCAACCACTTCTTCCGGGGCAAGGACGACGGTCTGGGCGGTGACCAGATCTTCTTCCAGGGGCACGCGTCCCCGGGCATCTACGCCCGCGCCTTCCTGCTCGACCGGCTGAGCGAGGCGCAGCTCGACGCCTTCCGCCAGGAGAAGTCGAAGGCGCCGGACGGCCTGTCCAGCTACCCGCACCCGCGGCTGATGCCGGACTTCTGGGAGTTCCCGACCGTCTCGATGGGCCTCGGCCCGCTCGGTGCGATCTACCAGGCCCGGATGAACCGCTACATGGAGGCGCGCGGCATCGCCGACACCTCCCAGTCGCACGTCTGGGCCTACCTCGGTGACGGCGAGATGGACGAGCCCGAGTCGCTGGGCCAGCTCTCCATCGCCGCCCGCGAGGGCCTGGACAACCTGACCTTCGTGGTCAACTGCAACCTGCAGCGCCTAGACGGCCCGGTGCGCGGCAACGGCAAGATCATCCAGGAGCTGGAGTCGCAGTTCCGCGGCGCCGGATGGAACGTCATCAAGCTGGTCTGGGACCGCTCCTGGGACCCGCTGCTGGCGCAGGACCGCACGGGCATCCTGGTCAACAAGCTGAACACCACGCCGGACGGTCAGTTCCAGACGTACGCCACCGAGTCCGGCTCGTACATCCGTGAGCACTTCTTCGGGGACGACCCGCGGCTGCGCGACATGGTCAAGGACATGACCGACGACCAGATCCTGCACCTGGGCCGCGGCGGTCACGACCACAAGAAGGTCTACGCGGCCTACGCGGCGGCCAAGGCCCACAAGGGCCAGCCGACGGTGATCCTGGCGCAGACGGTCAAGGGCTGGACGCTGGGGCCGAACTTCGAGGGCCGCAACGCGACCCACCAGATGAAGAAGCTCACGGTCGAGGACCTCAAGCGCTTCCGCGACCGACTGCACATCCCGATCACGGACAAGCAGCTGGACGAGGGCTACCCGCCCTACTACCACCCGGGCCGCGACTCGGAGGAGATCCAGTACATGCACGACCGCCGCAAGGGCCTGGGCGGTTACGTCCCGACCCGTGTGGTGCGTGCGAAGCCGCTGCCCCTCCCCGAGGACAAGACGTACGCGACCGCGAAGAAGGGTTCGGGTCAGCAGTCGATCGCCACGACCATGGCGTTTGTCCGCATCCTGAAGGACCTCATGCGGGACAAGGAGATCGGCAAGCGTTTCGTGCTGATCGCGCCCGACGAGTACCGCACCTTCGGCATGGACGCGTTCTTCCCGAGCGCGAAGATCTACAACCCGCTGGGCCAGCAGTACGAGGCGGTGGACCGCGATCTGCTGCTCGCGTACAAGGAGTCGCCGACCGGTCAGATGCTGCACGACGGCATCTCCGAGGCCGGCTGCACGGCCTCGCTGATCGCCGCCGGTTCGGCGTACGCCACGCACGGCGAGCCGCTGATCCCGGTGTACGTCTTCTACTCGATGTTCGGTTTCCAGCGCACCGGTGACCAGTTCTGGCAGATGGCCGACCAGCTCGCGCGCGGCTTCGTGCTGGGTGCGACCGCCGGTCGTACGACGCTGACCGGTGAGGGTCTCCAGCACGCGGACGGCCACTCGCAGCTGCTCGCCTCGACGAACCCGGGCTGTGTCGCGTACGACCCGGCGTTCAGCTACGAGATCGCGCACATCGTCAAGGACGGTCTGCGGCGGATGTACGGCGGGACCCCCGACGAGAACGAAGACGTCTTCTACTACCTCACCGTCTACAACGAGCCGATCCAGCACCCGGCCGAGCCCGAGAACGTGGATGTCGAAGGCATCCTCAAGGGCGTGTACCGCTACAAGGGCGCCGAGCGGGGCGAGATCCCGGCCCAGATCATGGCGTCCGGTGTGGCGGTCCCGTGGGCTGTCGAGGCCCAGCGGATCCTCGCCGACGAGTGGAACGTCCGCGCGGACGTCTGGTCGGCGACCTCCTGGAACGAACTGCGCCGCGAGGCCGTGGACGTGGAGCGCTACAACCTGCTGCACCCGGAGGAGGAGCAGCGCGTCCCGTACGTCACGCGGAAGCTCTCCGGCTCCGAGGGCCCGTTCATCGCGGTCTCGGACTGGATGCGTTCCGTTCCGGACCAGATCGCGCGCTGGGTGCCCGGTGCGTACCAGTCGCTGGGCGCGGACGGGTTCGGTTTCGCCGACACCCGTGGCGCGGCCCGCCGGTTCTTCCACATCGACGCGCAGTCGATCGTCCTCGCGGTGCTCACCGAGCTCGCGAAGCAGGGCCGGATCGACCGTTCGCTGCTGAAGACGGCGATCGACCGGTACGAGCTGCTGGATGTGACCGCGGCCCACCCGGGCGCGGCGGGCGGCGACGCGTAG
- a CDS encoding peptidase inhibitor family I36 protein has product MRTTVLAAALAAASLAATALIPQAEAHSAAVRPGACESGQLCLWEKPDFTGARQVHELSTIDIESCVPLPAGSKVQALANRTGRPVTTYQSAECGETGEFETYPGGGTWVPRSPYQVRAFKVWEN; this is encoded by the coding sequence ATGCGTACGACCGTTCTTGCCGCCGCCCTGGCCGCCGCCTCGCTGGCCGCCACCGCCCTGATTCCGCAGGCCGAGGCCCACTCCGCGGCCGTCCGGCCCGGAGCGTGCGAAAGCGGTCAGCTCTGTCTCTGGGAGAAGCCGGACTTCACCGGCGCCCGCCAGGTCCATGAGCTGTCCACCATCGACATCGAGAGCTGTGTACCGCTGCCCGCGGGCAGCAAGGTCCAGGCGCTCGCCAACCGCACCGGCCGCCCGGTCACCACGTACCAGTCCGCCGAGTGCGGCGAGACCGGTGAGTTCGAGACCTATCCGGGCGGCGGCACCTGGGTGCCCCGGTCCCCGTACCAGGTCAGGGCCTTCAAGGTCTGGGAGAACTGA
- a CDS encoding MFS transporter has product MTSQTTVETASREPQETVVPAPAKGLRGHPWLTLFSVAIGVMMVALDGTIVAIANPAIQQDLNASLADVQWITNGYMLALAVSLITAGKLGDRFGHRQTFLIGVVGFAAASGAIGLSSSVALVIAFRVLQGLFGALLMPAALGLLRATFPAEKLNMAIGIWGMVIGASTAGGPILGGVLVEHVSWQSVFFINVPVGVIALLLGLVILRDHRAENAPRSFDIGGIVLLSQAMFCLIWALIKGAEWGWGDYRTIGFLGAAVALFVVFALSQKNVREPLIPLAMFRSVPLSAGVVLMALMAFAFLGGLFFVTFYLQNVHGLSPVDSGLHLLPLTGMMIVASPLAGVMITKFGPRVPLVGGMVCTAVAMFGMSQLEIGTGTLTMSIWFGLLGLGLAPVMVGATEVIVGNAPMELSGVAGGLQQAAMQVGGSLGTAALGAVMASRVDSQLADNWAAAKLPPLPPEQLDAASSAVEVGVPPVAANTPPEIAGKIADVAHDTFVSGMSTAFMVAGIVAVVAALVATLAKRGANAEAGAGAGHI; this is encoded by the coding sequence ATGACTAGTCAGACCACCGTCGAAACGGCGTCGCGGGAGCCACAGGAAACCGTCGTGCCCGCACCTGCCAAGGGGCTGCGCGGCCACCCCTGGCTGACGCTCTTCTCCGTGGCCATCGGCGTGATGATGGTCGCGCTCGACGGGACGATCGTCGCGATCGCCAACCCCGCCATCCAGCAGGACCTGAACGCCTCGCTCGCAGACGTCCAGTGGATCACCAACGGCTACATGCTCGCCCTCGCGGTCTCCCTGATCACCGCGGGCAAGCTCGGTGACCGGTTCGGCCACCGCCAGACCTTCCTCATCGGTGTCGTGGGCTTCGCCGCGGCATCGGGGGCCATCGGCCTCTCCAGCAGTGTCGCTCTCGTGATCGCGTTCCGGGTGCTCCAGGGCCTCTTCGGCGCCCTGCTGATGCCCGCGGCGCTCGGTCTGCTGCGCGCCACCTTCCCGGCCGAGAAGCTGAACATGGCGATCGGCATCTGGGGCATGGTGATCGGCGCCTCGACCGCGGGCGGCCCGATCCTCGGCGGCGTGCTCGTCGAGCACGTCAGCTGGCAGTCGGTCTTCTTCATCAATGTGCCGGTCGGCGTGATCGCGCTCCTGCTGGGCCTGGTGATCCTCAGGGATCACCGCGCCGAGAACGCGCCGCGCTCCTTCGACATCGGCGGCATCGTGCTGCTGTCCCAGGCGATGTTCTGCCTGATCTGGGCGCTGATCAAGGGCGCCGAGTGGGGCTGGGGCGACTACAGGACGATCGGCTTCCTGGGTGCGGCCGTGGCCCTGTTCGTGGTCTTCGCGCTCTCCCAGAAGAACGTCAGGGAGCCACTGATCCCGCTGGCGATGTTCCGGTCCGTGCCGCTGTCCGCGGGCGTGGTCCTGATGGCGCTGATGGCCTTCGCCTTCCTGGGCGGGCTGTTCTTCGTCACCTTCTACCTCCAGAACGTGCACGGTCTGAGCCCGGTCGACAGCGGTCTGCACCTGCTGCCGCTGACCGGCATGATGATCGTCGCCTCGCCGCTCGCGGGCGTCATGATCACCAAGTTCGGCCCGCGGGTTCCGCTCGTCGGCGGCATGGTGTGCACGGCGGTTGCCATGTTCGGCATGTCCCAGCTGGAGATCGGCACCGGCACCCTGACCATGTCGATCTGGTTCGGTCTGCTCGGCCTCGGCCTCGCCCCGGTGATGGTCGGCGCCACCGAGGTCATCGTCGGCAACGCCCCGATGGAGCTCTCCGGCGTCGCGGGCGGTCTGCAGCAGGCCGCCATGCAGGTCGGCGGCAGCCTCGGTACGGCGGCGCTGGGCGCGGTCATGGCCTCCCGGGTCGACTCGCAGCTCGCCGACAACTGGGCGGCCGCGAAGCTTCCGCCCCTGCCGCCTGAGCAGCTGGACGCCGCGTCCTCGGCCGTCGAGGTCGGCGTACCGCCGGTGGCCGCCAACACGCCGCCGGAGATCGCGGGGAAGATCGCGGACGTCGCCCATGACACGTTCGTGTCGGGCATGAGCACGGCGTTCATGGTCGCAGGCATCGTCGCGGTGGTCGCCGCACTCGTCGCCACGCTCGCCAAGCGCGGTGCGAATGCCGAGGCCGGCGCTGGAGCGGGCCACATCTGA
- a CDS encoding TetR family transcriptional regulator, whose amino-acid sequence MTGGQRAAYPTGLRERKKRRTRDALLHAALDLFTTQGYEETTVDEIVDAVEVSQRTFFRYFAGKEAAAFAIQEMVESYFLSELRRRPAAEAPLEAMRRAVLCAWNSIGEAIEAVITVELHMRTFRMIESTPSLLAAHLRRSTDLENEIALLIAKREGLDIETDPRPRVAVAAFSGVMRVTGQLWGQGRDTSVDSLRALTEAYLDQLGPALAGNWRAGAEAGPGH is encoded by the coding sequence GTGACCGGTGGGCAACGGGCCGCGTATCCGACCGGACTGCGCGAACGGAAGAAGCGACGCACCCGGGACGCCCTGCTGCACGCCGCCCTCGATCTTTTCACCACCCAGGGGTACGAGGAGACCACGGTCGACGAGATCGTCGACGCCGTGGAGGTCTCCCAGCGCACCTTCTTCCGCTACTTCGCCGGCAAGGAGGCGGCCGCCTTCGCCATACAGGAGATGGTGGAGTCGTACTTCCTCTCGGAACTGCGCAGGCGCCCCGCCGCGGAAGCCCCGCTGGAGGCGATGCGCCGCGCGGTGCTCTGCGCCTGGAACAGCATCGGCGAGGCGATCGAGGCGGTCATCACGGTCGAGCTCCACATGCGTACGTTCCGGATGATCGAGTCGACGCCGTCGCTGCTCGCCGCCCACCTGCGGCGCAGCACGGACCTGGAGAACGAGATCGCGCTGCTGATCGCCAAGCGCGAGGGGCTCGACATCGAGACGGACCCGCGGCCGAGGGTCGCCGTGGCCGCGTTCTCCGGGGTGATGCGGGTGACCGGGCAGCTCTGGGGGCAGGGGCGGGACACCAGCGTGGATTCGCTGCGCGCGCTGACCGAGGCGTACCTGGACCAGCTCGGGCCGGCCCTGGCCGGGAACTGGCGGGCGGGGGCCGAAGCCGGGCCCGGTCACTAG
- a CDS encoding alpha/beta hydrolase, whose product MTSFDSSPTLTAWRALLAVAVVFVMLATTGWTAVRHQQSDEPRTLALASWARDRVGGRALPDADAPPHRLAQFFATLTAAQRTALADKYPLVVGNLNGAPVTLRYHANRRALVQARAVERQRMHDARLSPDGRAEALHRMERFQSMLARGRHILAFDPSGKGRAAEVFGDLGRAERISVVVPGVDTNLLTLERPAPKVNAAPVGMAKSLYAAERAARPRTRTAVIAWADYTTPAGIGMDAALGNLAERGAVRLKALVDALPGHAPVSLFCHSYGSVLCGVAAHELPSRVADIAVAGSPGMRVENAAQLHTDARVWAMRDHDDWIEDVPNLELGGLGHGADPVDPAFGARIAATGGAVGHSGYFEPGTESLSNFAAIGVGAYASVSCASSDSTCHDGAGGGQGI is encoded by the coding sequence GTGACTTCCTTCGACTCCTCCCCCACGCTCACCGCATGGCGCGCGCTCCTCGCCGTAGCGGTTGTGTTCGTGATGCTGGCGACCACGGGCTGGACCGCCGTACGCCACCAGCAGTCCGACGAGCCACGCACCCTCGCACTCGCCTCCTGGGCACGGGACCGGGTAGGAGGTCGCGCACTGCCGGACGCCGACGCGCCACCGCACCGCCTGGCGCAGTTCTTCGCCACGCTCACGGCCGCGCAGCGCACCGCGCTGGCCGACAAGTACCCCTTGGTCGTGGGCAATCTGAACGGCGCCCCGGTCACCCTGCGCTACCACGCCAACCGGCGGGCCCTGGTGCAGGCGCGGGCGGTCGAGCGGCAGCGCATGCACGACGCCAGGCTCTCCCCCGACGGACGCGCCGAGGCGCTCCACCGGATGGAACGCTTCCAGTCGATGCTCGCGCGGGGCCGGCACATCCTCGCCTTCGACCCGTCCGGAAAGGGACGCGCCGCGGAGGTGTTCGGTGATCTCGGCCGGGCCGAGCGGATCTCCGTGGTCGTCCCCGGCGTCGACACCAACCTGCTGACGCTGGAGCGGCCCGCCCCCAAGGTGAACGCCGCCCCCGTCGGCATGGCGAAGTCGCTGTACGCGGCGGAGCGCGCCGCGCGCCCCAGAACCCGTACCGCCGTCATCGCCTGGGCCGACTACACCACGCCCGCCGGAATCGGCATGGACGCGGCGCTGGGGAACCTCGCCGAGCGCGGGGCGGTCCGACTGAAGGCCCTGGTGGACGCGCTGCCCGGGCACGCCCCGGTCTCGCTGTTCTGCCACAGTTACGGCTCGGTGCTGTGCGGGGTCGCCGCGCATGAACTGCCCTCCAGGGTCGCCGACATCGCGGTCGCGGGCAGCCCCGGCATGCGGGTGGAGAACGCTGCTCAGCTGCACACCGACGCCAGGGTGTGGGCGATGCGGGACCACGACGACTGGATCGAGGACGTACCGAACCTGGAGCTCGGCGGCCTCGGGCACGGCGCCGATCCGGTCGACCCGGCCTTCGGCGCGCGCATCGCCGCGACAGGCGGCGCGGTCGGACACAGCGGCTATTTCGAGCCGGGCACCGAGAGCCTCAGCAACTTCGCCGCGATCGGCGTGGGCGCCTACGCCTCGGTGAGCTGTGCGAGCTCCGACAGCACCTGCCACGACGGAGCCGGCGGCGGCCAGGGGATCTGA
- a CDS encoding DUF4429 domain-containing protein, giving the protein MGDVLAGIHATWEFDTDSVLIRFERGIRTPRLFQSLRERRVPYAALSSVTLTPGKRGTVVLRAVPRPGADPLLEAAAGQLKDGCDPYRLVLPAERETLAEYYADELRALLGPDAAQSADRFLVATPEAPMQFKAYDGRAGFDGDRISFRWFWTGASTAKWKAGDQTFPVTELSGVEWRSPEAFEGYLRLLPRNPETTAPGAVAAGTEAVRGAPPVTPHPARPDQDPAAVVFGLGYGPVHESLPFAAAVLESVRRKQPAPATPAAVLAGAGRRDPADIAERIRHLGELHRAGLVTDDEFTAKKAQLLAEL; this is encoded by the coding sequence ATGGGTGATGTGCTGGCCGGAATTCATGCCACCTGGGAGTTCGACACCGACTCCGTGCTCATCCGCTTCGAACGGGGAATACGTACGCCGAGGCTCTTCCAGAGCCTGCGTGAGCGCCGCGTCCCGTACGCGGCGCTGTCGTCGGTGACGCTGACCCCGGGCAAGCGGGGCACGGTGGTCCTGCGTGCGGTGCCGAGACCGGGCGCCGATCCCTTGCTGGAGGCCGCGGCCGGGCAGCTGAAGGACGGCTGCGATCCGTACCGCCTGGTGCTTCCCGCCGAGCGCGAGACGCTCGCCGAGTACTACGCGGACGAACTGCGCGCCCTGCTCGGCCCCGATGCCGCGCAGAGCGCCGACCGGTTCCTGGTCGCGACCCCCGAGGCGCCGATGCAGTTCAAGGCGTACGACGGCCGGGCCGGCTTCGACGGCGACCGGATCTCCTTCCGCTGGTTCTGGACGGGCGCCTCCACGGCGAAGTGGAAGGCCGGCGACCAGACGTTCCCGGTGACGGAGCTGAGCGGCGTCGAGTGGCGCTCGCCCGAGGCCTTCGAGGGCTATCTGCGCCTGCTTCCGAGGAACCCGGAGACCACTGCCCCGGGAGCGGTCGCGGCGGGCACGGAGGCGGTGCGGGGTGCGCCGCCGGTGACCCCCCACCCCGCCCGGCCCGATCAGGACCCGGCCGCGGTGGTCTTCGGCCTCGGCTACGGCCCCGTGCACGAGTCGCTGCCGTTCGCCGCGGCCGTACTGGAATCCGTACGAAGGAAGCAGCCGGCCCCCGCCACCCCGGCCGCCGTCCTGGCAGGCGCGGGGCGGCGCGATCCGGCCGACATCGCGGAACGGATACGGCACCTGGGGGAGCTGCACCGGGCGGGTCTGGTGACGGACGACGAGTTCACCGCGAAGAAGGCCCAGCTGCTCGCGGAGCTGTAG
- a CDS encoding aldo/keto reductase: MTDNKITTVELGSGGPQVGVQGLGCMGMSEFYGETDESAARETLETALSAGVTLFDTADVYGRGANETFLAPFVGAHRDEITLATKFAIERTDDPQYRGVRNDPAYIRQAVEDSLRRLNTDVIDLYYMHRRDPAVPLAESVGAMAELVQQGKVKQLGLSEVTGAELREAYAVHPIAALQSEWSLFSRDVERSAVPAAVELGVTVVPYSPLGRGFLTGAFADAAKDLSESDFRKYQPRFTGDNAKTNAALLEPVHKIAAAHGASAAQVALAWVHQRAQVHGLTVVPIPGTRKSSRLLENVGATRLTLTTEELALLEPIAGRVAGDRYPDMSSTSTARE, from the coding sequence ATGACTGACAACAAGATCACCACCGTGGAGCTCGGCAGCGGCGGCCCGCAGGTCGGCGTGCAGGGGCTCGGCTGCATGGGCATGAGCGAGTTCTACGGTGAGACCGATGAGTCCGCCGCCCGCGAGACGCTGGAGACGGCGCTGTCGGCGGGCGTCACGCTCTTCGACACCGCGGATGTATACGGTCGCGGCGCCAACGAGACGTTCCTCGCCCCGTTCGTCGGCGCGCACCGGGACGAGATCACCCTCGCCACGAAGTTCGCCATAGAGCGGACCGACGACCCGCAGTACCGGGGAGTGCGCAACGACCCCGCGTACATCCGCCAGGCCGTCGAGGACAGCCTGCGCCGCCTGAACACCGACGTCATCGACCTCTACTACATGCACCGCCGCGACCCGGCCGTTCCGCTGGCCGAGTCCGTCGGTGCGATGGCCGAGCTGGTGCAGCAGGGCAAGGTCAAGCAGCTCGGGCTGAGCGAGGTGACCGGCGCGGAGCTGCGCGAGGCGTACGCCGTGCACCCGATCGCCGCCCTGCAGTCCGAGTGGTCGCTCTTCAGCCGGGACGTCGAGCGCAGCGCCGTGCCCGCAGCCGTCGAGCTCGGGGTGACCGTCGTGCCGTACTCGCCGCTCGGCCGGGGCTTCTTGACCGGGGCGTTCGCGGACGCGGCCAAGGACCTGTCGGAGAGCGACTTCCGCAAGTACCAGCCGCGCTTCACGGGCGACAACGCGAAGACGAACGCCGCCCTGCTGGAGCCCGTCCACAAGATCGCCGCGGCGCACGGGGCGTCGGCCGCGCAGGTGGCGCTCGCCTGGGTGCACCAGCGGGCGCAGGTGCACGGCCTGACCGTGGTGCCGATCCCGGGCACCCGCAAGAGCAGCCGCCTGCTGGAGAACGTGGGCGCCACCCGGCTCACGCTGACCACCGAGGAGCTGGCGCTGCTGGAGCCGATCGCGGGGCGGGTGGCGGGGGACCGGTACCCGGACATGAGCTCGACGTCCACGGCGCGCGAGTAG
- a CDS encoding MerR family transcriptional regulator, whose protein sequence is MTVMESTSAKVDVCAAAPRVHPRPEGQDRYTISEVAEFTGLTAHTLRWYERIGLMPHVDRSHTGQRRFTNRDLDWLAFVGKLRLTGMPVADMVRYAELLREGEHTFEERQELLEATRRDVRTRIAELQDTLAVLDHKIDFYASARRAPERPCAS, encoded by the coding sequence ATGACGGTGATGGAGAGCACTTCTGCGAAGGTGGACGTATGCGCGGCGGCGCCCAGGGTGCATCCGCGTCCCGAGGGGCAGGACCGCTACACCATCAGCGAGGTCGCCGAATTCACCGGGCTCACCGCGCACACCCTGCGCTGGTACGAGCGGATCGGGCTGATGCCGCACGTCGACCGGTCGCACACCGGGCAGCGCCGCTTCACCAACCGGGATCTGGACTGGCTGGCCTTCGTCGGCAAGCTGCGGCTGACCGGGATGCCGGTCGCCGACATGGTCCGGTACGCGGAGCTGCTGCGCGAGGGCGAGCACACCTTCGAGGAACGGCAGGAGCTGCTGGAGGCGACCCGCCGCGACGTGAGGACGCGGATCGCGGAGCTCCAGGACACCCTCGCCGTTCTCGACCACAAGATCGACTTCTATGCGAGTGCCCGACGGGCGCCGGAAAGGCCCTGTGCCTCATGA
- a CDS encoding serine hydrolase domain-containing protein, whose protein sequence is MHSLAMIENWPVHTAAAAVVRADGAVVGTHGPTAHRFPLASVTKPLAAYAALLAYEEGAVELDEPAGPEGSTVRHLLAHTSGLAFDEHRVTAAPGTRRLYSNAGFEVLGDHIAKATDIPFPEYVRQAVLEPLGMTATTVDGSPAKDGVSTVDDLVRFAAEVQAPRLLDPRTVLAAQTVVHPGLKGVLPGYGHQNPNDWGLGFEIRDSKSPHWTGASSSPATFGHFGQSGTFLWIDPVAGAACVALTDRAFGPWAVEAWPVFTDAVLAELRSGH, encoded by the coding sequence ATGCACAGCCTGGCGATGATCGAGAACTGGCCCGTCCACACCGCGGCGGCCGCCGTCGTACGAGCGGACGGCGCCGTCGTCGGTACGCACGGCCCGACCGCGCACCGATTCCCGCTCGCCTCCGTCACCAAGCCGCTCGCGGCCTACGCGGCGCTCTTGGCGTACGAGGAGGGGGCGGTCGAGCTCGACGAGCCGGCCGGGCCCGAGGGGTCCACCGTGCGGCATCTGCTCGCGCACACCAGTGGGCTCGCCTTCGACGAGCACCGGGTGACGGCCGCTCCCGGCACCCGGCGGCTCTACTCCAACGCGGGCTTCGAGGTGCTCGGCGACCACATCGCCAAGGCCACCGACATCCCGTTCCCGGAGTACGTGCGCCAGGCGGTGCTGGAGCCGCTGGGGATGACGGCGACCACGGTGGACGGCTCGCCCGCCAAGGACGGTGTCTCGACCGTCGACGATCTCGTACGGTTCGCGGCCGAGGTGCAGGCGCCGCGGCTGCTCGACCCGCGTACGGTGCTGGCCGCGCAGACCGTCGTACACCCCGGCCTGAAGGGTGTGCTGCCGGGCTACGGCCACCAGAACCCCAACGACTGGGGACTCGGCTTCGAGATCCGGGACTCCAAGTCGCCGCACTGGACGGGCGCTTCGTCGTCCCCGGCGACCTTCGGGCACTTCGGGCAGTCCGGGACGTTCCTGTGGATCGACCCGGTCGCGGGCGCGGCCTGCGTCGCACTCACCGACCGGGCCTTCGGGCCGTGGGCGGTCGAGGCGTGGCCGGTGTTCACGGATGCGGTGCTCGCGGAGCTCCGTTCCGGCCACTGA
- a CDS encoding ATP-binding protein — protein sequence MNEATALPKDGVEPNYHADFAVGEHSARHLRHILRLYLTGWDLCEVADAAELALTELIANVVRHVPGRRCQTFIFLLPGRGVRVEVADGFRQLPCVATGDDELGEGGRGLLLVDALTDGWGVEPRRDGTGKTVWFECLAAKAADRPEGTWLSGRNGAPRAPHP from the coding sequence ATGAATGAAGCAACTGCTTTACCGAAGGACGGCGTGGAGCCGAACTATCACGCCGATTTCGCGGTGGGTGAGCACTCCGCGCGGCATCTGCGCCACATCCTGCGGCTCTACCTCACCGGCTGGGATCTTTGCGAGGTGGCCGACGCGGCCGAGCTGGCACTCACCGAACTGATCGCGAATGTCGTACGGCACGTCCCCGGCCGCCGCTGCCAGACATTCATCTTCCTGCTCCCGGGCCGGGGTGTTCGCGTCGAGGTGGCGGACGGCTTCCGTCAACTTCCCTGCGTGGCCACGGGTGATGACGAACTCGGCGAGGGCGGGCGCGGGTTGCTCCTGGTCGACGCGCTCACCGACGGCTGGGGCGTGGAGCCGCGCCGCGACGGCACCGGCAAGACGGTGTGGTTCGAGTGTCTGGCCGCGAAGGCGGCGGACCGGCCGGAGGGGACGTGGCTCAGTGGCCGGAACGGAGCTCCGCGAGCACCGCATCCGTGA